From Apteryx mantelli isolate bAptMan1 chromosome 30, bAptMan1.hap1, whole genome shotgun sequence, the proteins below share one genomic window:
- the FCHO1 gene encoding F-BAR domain only protein 1, with translation MSYFAEHFWGEKNHGFDVLYHNMKHGQISTKELADFVRERAAIEENYAKAMVKLSKMATNGTQLGTFAPLWEVFRISSDKLALCHLELMKKLHDLIKEISRYGEEQGRVHKKSKEEVSGTLEAVQLLHGVAQLLPKSKESYHSKCQEYERLRKEGTSQKEIDKAELKSKKAGEALRRAVEKYNAARADFEQRMLDSAVRFQEVEEAHLRHMKGLIGSYSHSVEDTHVQIGQVHEEFKQNVENIGTEMLLRRFAESKGTGRERPGALDFDEYRLAPAQEGPKRSRSKAFRIPGLSRKERDRDAVESPDPDVAGPEVDEDGFTVRPDVACTEAGNHACSSSDSDYDEDEPRKFYVHIKPVQPREAGGSAEAAVEQLKATVGNLILPPGVGGTVKRQSSRHVAALAPAPAEPDPEETPAAGDGAAKGHPGAQVNSCPGKAPPDAVPSAALFGPPLESAFEAEDFSASRAYVTSSSSPFSSSSPENVEDSGLDSPSHPAPGPSPDSRPWTPQPGTPQSPLPKRGGARDLPPPPSSSPSPAEEPGAWPRPRSPAGRLPELPGFAVFSGPGAEGPWEDVGPAARGRSRCPSGPAPRRAPSPDPFGEPSPWARPRSPGGDRPPQPRPSSNSASSSSSSPAPPSGGESSSPSPWTCQGSGMRLSEGGTLAAPLPQAEPDAPPVRASAAPREVPLVAPPRRSRTKRPAAGQAVGSNTDLSCSLSPSPSWSCGPSHSAPASLGERGFFAVSQPALGLSRGPSPVVLGSQDALPVATAFTEYIHAYFKGRDSDSCLVKVTGELTMSFPAGIVRVFSGSLAPPVLSFRLVNAGAIEQFLPNAELLYSDPSQSDPSTKDFWLNMAALTGHLQKQAEQSPAASYYNVALLKYQFSKLGPGSAPLQLCVRWDCSPGATRVSVEYSYNAGALAVPVPLANVQVLLPVEEPVTNVRLQPAASWNLEEKRLLWRLLDVPGAPGQGGCGRLSASWEPLYGPSKPSPVAAQFTSEGSTLSGVEVELASAGYRMSLVKKRFATGIYLAGS, from the exons ATGTCCTACTTCGCCGAGCACTTCTGG GGTGAGAAGAACCACGGCTTTGACGTGCTCTACCACAACATGAAGCACGGGCAGATCTCCACCAAGGAGCTGGCCGACTTTGTCCGCGAGAG GGCTGCCATCGAGGAGAACTACGCCAAGGCCATGGTGAAGCTGTCGAAGATGGCCACCAACGGGACCCAGCTGGG GACCTTCGCGCCGCTCTGGGAGGTTTTCCGCATCTCCTCGGACAAGCTGGCCCTGTGCCACCTGGAGCTGATGAAGAAGCTGCACGACCTCATCAAGGAGATCTCGCGCTACGGCGAGGAGCAGGGCCGGGTGCACAAGAAG TCCAAGGAGGAGGTGTCGGGCACGCTGGAGGCCGTCCAGCTGCTGCACGGGGTGGCCCAGCTGCTGCCCAAGTCCAAGGAGAGCTACCACAGCAAGTGCCAGGAGTACGAGCGGCTCCGCAAGGAGGGCACCAGCCAGAAGGAGATCGACAAG GCAGAGCTCAAGTCCAAGAAGGCGGGCGAAGCGCTGCGGCGCGCCGTGGAGAAGTACAACGCGGCACGGGCCGACTTCGAGCAGAGGATGCTGGACTCGGCCGTG CGCTTCCAGGAGGTGGAGGAAGCCCACCTGCGGCACATGAAGGGGCTCATCGGCTCCTACTCGCACTCGGTGGAGGACACGCACGTGCAGATCGGGCAG GTGCACGAGGAGTTCAAGCAGAACGTGGAGAACATCGGCACCGAGATGCTGCTGCGGAGGTTTGCCGAGAGCAAGGGCACGGGGCGCGAGCGGCCAG gCGCGCTGGACTTCGACGAGTACCGGCTGGCGCCAGCGCAGGAAG GGCCCAAGAGGAGCCGTAGCAAGGCTTTCCGCATCCCCGGGCTGAGCCGCAAGGAGAGGGACCGGGATGCCGT GGAGTCGCCGGACCCCGACGTG GCCGGCCCGGAGGTGGACGAGGACGGATTCACCGTGCGCCCGGACGTCGCCTGCA CCGAGGCCGGGAACCACGCGTGCTCGTCCAGCGACTCGGACTACGACGAGGACGAGCCCCGCAAGTTCTACGTGCACATCAAGCCCGTGCAGCCGCGggaggcgggcggcagcgccgaggCCGCCGTGGAGCAGCTCAAGGCCACCGTGGGCAACCTCATCCTGCCCCCCGGCGTCGGG GGCACCGTGAAGCGACAGTCGTCCC gcCACGTGGCCGCTctggcccctgccccggccgagCCGGACCCCGAGGAGACCCCGGCGGCAG GCGACGGCGCTGCGAAGGGGCACCCAGGGGCGCAGGTGAACAG CTGCCCCGGGAAAGCGCCGCCGGACGCGGTGCCCTCCGCAGCCCTGTTCGGGCCCCCGCTGGAGTCGGCTTTCGAAGCGGAGGATTTCTCGG CGTCCCGCGCCTACGTCACCTCCTCCTcgtcccccttctcctcctcctccccggagAACGTGGAAGACTCGGGCTTGGACTCCCCGTCgcaccccgcgcccggcccctcGCCGGACTCGAGGCCGTGGACGCCGCAGCCCGGCACGCCGCAGAGCCCCCTGCCCaagcggggcggcgcgcgggacctgccgccgccgccgtcctcgtccccgtcccccgcggaggagccgggcgcctggccgcggccgcgcagccccgccggccgccTCCCCGAGCTGCCCGGCTTCGCCGTCTTCAgcggccccggggccgagggGCCGTGGGAGGACGTGGGGCCGGCGGCGAGGGGACGCTCCCGCTGCCCCagcggcccggcgccccgccgagccccctcGCCCGACCCCTTCGGGGAGCCCTCGCCCTGGGCcaggccccgcagccccggcggggaccggcccccgcagccccggccttCCTCCAactcggcctcctcctcctcctcctccccggccccccccagcGGCGGTGAGTCCTCCAGCCCCTCTCCGTGGACGTGCCAAGGGTCCGGGATGAGGCTCTCCGAGGGTGGCACGCTGGCAGCGCCCCTGCCGCAGGCTGAGCCCG ATGCTCCCCCTGTTCGGGCCAGTGCGGCGCCCCGCGAGGTCCCGCTCGTGGCCCCCCCTCGCCGCTCCCGGACGAAGCGGCCCGCGGCCGGCCAGGCCGTCGGCAGCAACACCGACCTG TCGTGCTCGCTGAGCCCGTCGCCCTCCTGGAGCTGCGGCCCCTCGCACTCGGCGCCCGCCAGCCTGGGCGAGCGCGGCTTCTTCGCCGTCTCCCAGCCGGCGCTCG ggctgtcGCGGGGCCCCAGCCCCGTGGTGCTGGGCTCGCAGGACGCGCTCCCCGTGGCCACGGCTTTCACCGAGTACATCCACGCCTACTTCAAGGGCCGCGACTCCGACAG CTGCCTGGTGAAGGTCACGGGGGAGCTCACCATGTCCTTCCCCGCCGGCATCGTCCGCGTCTTCAGCGGCAGCCTGGCCCCGCCGGTGCTGAGCTTCCGCCTGGTCAACGCGGGCGCCATCGAGCAGTTCCTACCCAACGCCGAGCTGCTCTACAG CGACCCGTCCCAGAGCGACCCCAGCACCAAGGACTTCTGGCTGAACATGGCAGCGCTGACGGGGCACCTGCAGAAGCAGGCGGAGCAGAGCCCGGCGGCCTCCTACTACAACGTGGCGCTCCTCAAGTACCAG TTCTCCAAGCTGGGCCCGGGCTCGGCGCCGCTGCAGCTCTGCGTGCGCTGGGACTGCTCGCCGGGCGCCACGCGGGTCAGCGTGGAGTACAGCTACAACGCCGGCGCCCTCGCCGTGCCCGTGCCCCTCGCCAAcgtccaggtgctgctgcccgTGGAGGAGCCCGTCACCAACGTGCGGCTGCAGCCCGCGGCCAGctg GAACCTGGAGGAGAAGAGGCTGCTCTGGCGGCTGCTGGACGTTCCCGGGGCCCCGGGCCAGGGAG GCTGCGGCCGGCTCTCGGCCAGCTGGGAGCCCCTCTACGGGCCCAGCAAGCCCAGCCCCGTGGCGGCCCAGTTCACCAGCGAGGGCAGCACGCTGTCGGGCGTCGAGGTGGAGCTGGCGAGCGCCGGCTACCGCATGTCGCTGGTCAAGAAGAGGTTTGCCACAG GGATTTACCTGGCTGGGTCCTGA